In Caproiciproducens sp. NJN-50, the following are encoded in one genomic region:
- a CDS encoding CPBP family intramembrane glutamic endopeptidase yields MRYDAPYGPFGLYGDPRYYLAVQEEKRQIRREANRLGWTAFLGTVFLTVLSTGGVLYFRMLQPYQPAFASFGGLNPVLYYLISALGYAVGISVPVLFYFAVRRIPLAAGLPFERAGAVKTLACVFLGSAGCMFANFPASMIVSLEQAMGFSGTIPDMPLNDDPAVLALYVLSVVVIPPMVEEMMFRGMILQGLRRFGDGFAVVASAALFGLYHGNLAQTVFAFLCGLVLGFVVIRTNSLLPAILVHAVNNASAVAIQMVERYRGEAEAVAVGDKRAVVLLALGLLSLLYLLFRDKRFFSFGGPASPLRFSQKLGAMFSNPGVIMVTIYAVVTSVYVLAGT; encoded by the coding sequence ATGAGATATGATGCGCCGTACGGCCCGTTCGGGCTCTATGGGGACCCGCGATATTATTTGGCCGTGCAGGAAGAAAAGAGGCAGATCCGCAGGGAGGCCAACCGTCTCGGCTGGACCGCGTTTCTGGGGACCGTGTTTCTCACGGTCCTTTCGACCGGCGGCGTCCTTTATTTTCGCATGCTGCAGCCCTATCAGCCCGCCTTCGCGAGTTTCGGCGGGCTGAATCCCGTACTGTACTACCTGATCTCCGCTTTGGGCTATGCGGTGGGGATTTCCGTCCCCGTGCTGTTCTATTTTGCCGTGCGCAGGATTCCGCTCGCCGCGGGACTCCCGTTCGAAAGGGCGGGCGCGGTCAAAACCCTGGCCTGCGTGTTTCTGGGAAGCGCCGGCTGCATGTTCGCCAATTTCCCGGCCAGTATGATCGTCAGCCTGGAACAGGCCATGGGATTCAGCGGAACGATTCCGGACATGCCTCTGAACGACGATCCCGCCGTGCTGGCCCTCTATGTGCTGAGCGTCGTCGTCATTCCTCCCATGGTGGAGGAAATGATGTTCCGCGGCATGATCCTGCAGGGGCTCCGCCGCTTCGGGGATGGATTCGCGGTGGTGGCTTCGGCGGCGCTGTTCGGCCTCTACCACGGGAATCTGGCCCAGACGGTCTTCGCATTCCTGTGCGGCCTTGTTCTGGGATTCGTCGTGATCCGGACCAACTCCCTCCTTCCGGCCATCCTGGTCCACGCGGTCAACAACGCCTCGGCGGTTGCCATCCAGATGGTCGAGCGGTACCGGGGCGAGGCGGAAGCCGTGGCGGTGGGAGACAAAAGGGCAGTTGTCCTGCTTGCGCTCGGCCTGCTTTCCCTTCTTTATCTGCTGTTCCGGGACAAGCGCTTTTTCAGCTTCGGCGGCCCCGCTTCACCGCTCCGCTTTTCCCAGAAGCTGGGCGCGATGTTTTCCAACCCGGGCGTCATCATGGTCACGATCTACGCCGTGGTCACTTCGGTATATGTCCTTGCAGGTACGTAA
- a CDS encoding peptidoglycan-binding protein: MGKRLLAVFLTAMLAISSLSGCSHASDVASGAGDKDYPAKIGDVVIKKEPAGAAVLSPSIASVILSVGYEASLKARSADCSQSDLSVLPVVTADDAQKIHDLGADVVFADALTESQKSAMEKAGLTVLTLGGATSREDLERLYSNVGSVLKGARTGYQQGKDTADGIYQTIDDITRAIPESDTPVTAAYLYDAKGSAATGDMLAGHLVEAAGLTNSASGGKDGTFKVSDLLTADPKYIFCAKGVKAELEASAEYGKLTAVKEKRVYEMDPGMMTLQGEELIQAVSFMAGTVHPELLQGVSSSEPSDSSSPSSSAASQVGTDLNLNQTLKSGTQSDDVLKMQNRLEQLGYMFVKPTGLYAEATAQAVKDFQYLNGMTVTGVADPATLKKMFSSDAVKRTS, from the coding sequence ATGGGAAAAAGACTGTTGGCCGTATTCCTGACCGCGATGCTTGCGATATCCTCCCTGTCCGGTTGCAGCCACGCAAGCGATGTTGCCTCCGGCGCCGGGGACAAGGACTACCCCGCCAAAATCGGAGACGTGGTCATCAAGAAGGAACCCGCCGGGGCGGCGGTTCTTTCGCCGAGCATTGCCTCCGTGATTCTATCCGTCGGATACGAGGCCAGCCTGAAGGCACGAAGCGCGGATTGCTCGCAGAGCGACCTGTCCGTCCTGCCGGTCGTGACGGCGGACGACGCGCAGAAAATCCACGACCTCGGGGCCGACGTCGTCTTTGCGGATGCCCTGACCGAATCACAGAAGTCGGCAATGGAAAAGGCGGGGCTGACGGTCCTGACCCTGGGCGGCGCCACAAGCCGGGAAGACCTGGAACGGCTTTACTCCAACGTCGGTTCCGTCCTCAAGGGCGCGCGCACAGGGTATCAGCAGGGAAAGGACACCGCAGACGGAATCTACCAGACCATCGACGACATTACCCGCGCGATTCCCGAAAGCGACACTCCCGTCACCGCAGCCTATCTGTACGACGCCAAGGGAAGCGCGGCCACCGGCGACATGCTCGCCGGGCATCTGGTCGAGGCTGCCGGCCTGACGAATTCCGCTTCCGGCGGAAAGGACGGAACCTTTAAGGTTTCCGACCTTCTGACGGCCGACCCGAAATACATCTTCTGCGCGAAAGGCGTCAAGGCGGAGCTGGAGGCTTCGGCGGAATACGGCAAGCTGACGGCGGTCAAGGAGAAGCGGGTCTACGAGATGGATCCCGGTATGATGACCCTGCAGGGGGAGGAACTGATCCAGGCGGTCAGCTTTATGGCCGGGACGGTGCATCCGGAGCTGCTTCAGGGCGTCTCGTCTTCCGAACCGTCCGATTCGTCTTCCCCGTCCTCCTCTGCCGCTTCACAGGTCGGCACGGATCTGAATCTGAACCAGACGCTGAAAAGCGGAACGCAGAGCGACGATGTGCTGAAAATGCAGAACCGCCTGGAGCAACTGGGATATATGTTCGTCAAGCCCACCGGGCTTTACGCCGAGGCCACCGCTCAGGCCGTGAAGGATTTTCAGTACCTGAACGGGATGACGGTCACGGGAGTTGCGGATCCGGCGACGCTGAAAAAGATGTTTTCCTCCGACGCGGTCAAACGGACCAGCTAG
- a CDS encoding ATP-binding protein, giving the protein MNQIRNLALSMASLSVYRGILERPVPRALCRLLNAAGLSCEPFAQAWGAFFSALCGQGGSGGLLGCLAQEILCDENAFSLAAARGAEIPQVLNAAAGRDLDVIFQAASVTPEQLLAGCGFADDLPALRLPRWETGDLPAALRGGSGPLADRAARFHRENGCGVYARFRAFIWRGGELHPVLHPDPTSLSELTGYELQRGEAIDNTLAFLRGLPANNCLLYGDRGTGKSSTVKAILNAYYSKGLRMIEMPKESLPDFPVLADRIAELPMKFIIFIDDLSFSRQDETYASLKAVLEGGLAARPENTLIYATSNRRHLLRETFSDREGDEIHRGDTIQESLSLADRFGLSIRFSLPGKDEYLDIVRLLAERRGLGNHMRELEEGAERWAIGRGGRSPRCAKQYIRAAEARIRSGRAPE; this is encoded by the coding sequence ATGAATCAGATCAGAAACCTTGCGCTTTCCATGGCTTCCCTTTCCGTATACCGCGGAATTCTGGAACGCCCGGTGCCGCGCGCGCTCTGCCGCCTGCTGAACGCGGCGGGCCTTTCCTGCGAACCGTTCGCACAAGCGTGGGGCGCCTTTTTTTCCGCCCTGTGCGGGCAGGGCGGAAGCGGCGGCCTGCTCGGCTGCCTGGCGCAGGAAATCCTGTGCGACGAAAATGCATTTTCCCTGGCCGCGGCGCGCGGCGCGGAGATTCCTCAGGTCCTGAATGCCGCGGCCGGGCGCGACCTGGACGTCATTTTCCAGGCGGCGTCCGTCACCCCGGAGCAGCTGCTCGCCGGGTGCGGCTTCGCGGACGATCTGCCCGCGCTGAGGCTGCCGCGCTGGGAAACGGGAGACCTGCCCGCCGCGCTTCGGGGCGGCTCCGGACCGCTTGCGGACCGGGCAGCCCGGTTTCACCGTGAAAACGGGTGCGGCGTTTACGCGCGGTTCCGGGCGTTTATCTGGCGCGGCGGGGAGCTGCATCCCGTGCTGCACCCCGACCCGACCTCTCTTTCCGAGCTGACGGGCTACGAGCTGCAGCGCGGAGAGGCGATCGACAACACACTGGCGTTCCTGCGGGGCCTCCCCGCGAACAACTGCCTGCTGTACGGCGACCGGGGAACGGGCAAGTCTTCCACCGTCAAAGCGATCCTGAACGCATATTATTCCAAAGGCCTGAGGATGATCGAAATGCCGAAGGAATCCCTGCCGGATTTTCCGGTCCTGGCGGACCGCATCGCGGAGCTGCCGATGAAGTTCATCATCTTCATCGACGACCTGTCGTTTTCACGGCAGGATGAAACCTACGCCTCTCTGAAAGCGGTTCTGGAGGGGGGCCTTGCGGCAAGGCCGGAAAACACGCTGATCTACGCGACTTCGAACCGCAGGCATCTGCTTCGGGAGACATTTTCAGACCGGGAGGGCGACGAGATCCACCGGGGGGACACCATTCAGGAGAGCCTTTCGCTGGCGGACCGGTTCGGCCTCTCCATCCGGTTCAGCCTTCCCGGCAAGGACGAATACCTGGATATTGTCCGTCTTCTGGCGGAACGCAGAGGTCTTGGGAACCACATGAGAGAACTTGAGGAGGGGGCCGAGCGCTGGGCGATCGGCCGCGGAGGGCGCTCGCCCCGCTGCGCGAAGCAGTATATCCGCGCCGCTGAGGCGCGCATCCGCAGCGGCAGGGCGCCGGAGTGA